One region of Chryseobacterium muglaense genomic DNA includes:
- the ctlX gene encoding citrulline utilization hydrolase CtlX — translation MQTTDTVLMIEPIAFGYNAETAENNYFQVEQKGADIQSKALAEFKIFVEKLRNKGVNVITVKDTIDPHTPDSIFPNNWVSFHKDGKVVLYPMFASNRRVERREDIIETIKNQGFEVSEVDDWSLPEIQGHFLEGTGSMIFDHDNRVAYGSVSLRLDENLFREFCTKYRFTPVVFHSFQTVGEERLPIYHTNVMMCVADKFVVICLDCIDSELERSKVIETIKNSGKEIIEISEEQMQQFAGNMLQVQNKEGEKYLVMSQTAYQSLNAEQIANIEKYCEIIYSDLNTIEVNGGGSARCMLAEVFLPKK, via the coding sequence ATGCAGACAACAGATACAGTATTAATGATAGAGCCGATTGCATTCGGATATAATGCAGAAACGGCTGAGAATAATTATTTTCAGGTAGAGCAGAAAGGCGCAGATATTCAGTCAAAAGCTTTGGCTGAGTTCAAAATTTTTGTTGAAAAACTGAGAAACAAAGGAGTTAACGTTATTACCGTTAAAGATACCATCGATCCACATACTCCGGATTCTATTTTCCCAAACAACTGGGTAAGTTTCCATAAGGATGGAAAAGTAGTTTTGTATCCTATGTTTGCCTCAAACAGAAGGGTAGAGCGAAGAGAAGATATTATTGAGACGATTAAAAATCAAGGTTTTGAGGTGTCTGAAGTTGATGATTGGTCATTACCAGAAATTCAGGGACACTTTTTGGAAGGAACGGGAAGTATGATTTTCGATCATGACAACAGAGTTGCATACGGATCGGTTTCTTTAAGGCTTGATGAAAATTTATTCAGAGAGTTTTGTACGAAATATAGATTTACGCCTGTTGTTTTCCATTCGTTTCAAACGGTTGGCGAAGAGAGGCTTCCAATTTATCATACCAATGTCATGATGTGTGTTGCAGATAAATTCGTAGTAATTTGTCTTGACTGTATTGATTCTGAATTGGAAAGAAGTAAAGTGATTGAAACCATTAAAAATTCAGGAAAGGAGATCATTGAAATTTCTGAAGAGCAAATGCAGCAATTTGCAGGAAACATGCTTCAGGTACAGAATAAAGAGGGTGAAAAGTATTTGGTGATGAGCCAGACTGCATATCAGTCTTTGAACGCTGAACAAATTGCTAACATCGAGAAATATTGTGAGATTATTTATTCAGATCTAAATACGATCGAAGTAAACGGAGGCGGAAGTGCACGTTGCATGTTGGCTGAGGTTTTCTTACCTAAAAAATAA
- a CDS encoding four helix bundle protein has translation MSIIKFHQDLKVYQESFKTAMEIYELTKVFPKEELYSLTDQIRRSSRSVSVNISEAWGKRKYEKSFVAKLTDSEGEARETQSWLEFALACKYINEEQYNNLNKQYNHIIGMLVIMMNQSEKWCSFEKK, from the coding sequence ATGTCAATAATTAAATTTCATCAGGATCTTAAAGTATATCAAGAATCCTTTAAAACAGCAATGGAAATCTATGAGCTAACTAAGGTTTTTCCTAAAGAGGAGCTTTACTCTCTTACAGATCAAATTAGAAGATCTTCAAGGTCAGTTTCAGTAAATATTAGCGAAGCTTGGGGAAAAAGAAAATATGAAAAATCTTTTGTGGCTAAATTGACAGATTCTGAAGGTGAAGCAAGAGAAACCCAATCGTGGCTTGAATTCGCTTTAGCTTGTAAGTATATTAATGAAGAACAATATAATAATTTAAACAAACAATATAATCATATCATCGGAATGTTGGTGATTATGATGAATCAATCAGAAAAGTGGTGCTCTTTTGAGAAGAAATAG
- a CDS encoding helix-turn-helix domain-containing protein, which translates to MKHIPDFFLGLILLTLSVRVGISVCIYFYPDWPRIIPHLGLSSLFFTGPALYYYVRSSFLQERFNLKSAGNSFGILTLILGTVGLLYLIFPITWNENFARFIYGVWTVFIFLSVYEYCIFSKKEAKKPTQLLLPILGSNVIIFLAYQLMSTGLIQVYCAGGSLVFSLLLYANILIFFDSRNKPVTVKEDSKYSNKKIPNQQAENFVSKLETLMIMEELYKNPNLKLSDLALKMNISAHQLSQLLNDNLGKSFSTYINEYRINEACEKIENGSYLKIEEIGYEVGFNSKSTFFSTFKKIMSTTPLLYKQSQMPSDTEFLSSNL; encoded by the coding sequence ATGAAACATATTCCGGATTTTTTCTTAGGATTAATTTTATTAACATTAAGTGTTCGCGTAGGAATTTCTGTATGTATTTATTTTTATCCGGACTGGCCTAGAATTATTCCACATCTCGGGTTATCGTCACTGTTTTTTACTGGTCCGGCTTTGTATTATTATGTTCGCTCTTCTTTTTTGCAAGAGCGGTTTAATCTTAAAAGTGCTGGAAACTCTTTTGGTATTTTAACCCTGATTCTTGGTACAGTCGGTCTTTTATATTTAATTTTTCCTATTACTTGGAATGAAAATTTTGCTAGATTTATTTATGGGGTTTGGACGGTTTTTATCTTTCTATCGGTTTATGAATATTGTATTTTTTCAAAAAAAGAAGCTAAGAAACCTACTCAGCTTCTTCTTCCTATTTTAGGAAGCAATGTAATCATCTTTTTAGCATATCAATTGATGTCCACAGGATTGATTCAAGTGTATTGTGCGGGTGGAAGCTTGGTATTTTCTTTACTTTTATATGCAAATATTTTAATCTTTTTCGACAGTAGAAACAAGCCGGTAACAGTAAAAGAAGACAGTAAATATTCCAATAAAAAGATACCTAATCAACAGGCTGAAAATTTTGTTTCAAAATTAGAAACATTGATGATTATGGAAGAATTATATAAAAATCCGAATTTGAAATTAAGTGATCTTGCTTTGAAAATGAATATCTCAGCACATCAGCTTTCACAATTATTAAATGATAATTTGGGTAAAAGTTTTTCCACATACATCAATGAATACAGAATCAATGAAGCTTGTGAAAAAATTGAAAATGGATCTTATCTGAAAATTGAGGAAATCGGATATGAAGTAGGATTTAATTCTAAATCTACATTCTTTTCTACTTTCAAGAAAATAATGAGTACAACACCATTATTGTATAAACAGTCTCAAATGCCTTCTGATACTGAATTCCTGAGTTCAAATTTATAA
- a CDS encoding TonB-dependent receptor domain-containing protein codes for MKVKLWIIILLLFLSCIVKSQEISQEKVTDSIQQKDSVATISEVIIQSSRRDVKLNQGNIVMNISGNKDFKTSTNILEVLRKTPGVTVDSEDGIFIGGRISPAIFINGKPVVMSAQELQIYLRSLSPDMVESLEVNTNPSSKYDAEFKGIIDIKLKKNTNLGWIGNYIGNTSINKFNYKENSLNLSYNAQKISYNVQLGYNNGISIYRYRALQRLANTNVMRTETYQKDDAEIYTAQMGIDYKLNDKNRFGVNVRANFRESERIRLGSLYTVNKDETQLIFNTESKNPINYIQDNYGITADYSFQYKNFKLIFLGNYLSVKNKQEDDFLNNDKPTSELLSYWKSDLLNKIDIYAGQVDVSQKIGDATFDAGLKLSDTKTNNMIRYDTLSVNQQFVFDPTRSNQFSYKEKIFAGYLTYSQKFNKLQINAGLRFENTQSISNAVTVDSVVSRNYLKWLPSFSASYAFNKSSELSFSYSRKLTRPVFSQLNPFRFYYSPLNYWIGNPYLQPSFTNQIKATYRYKNRVTAFTIGKETDVMTRYPIYNPETNVLEFLGTNLPYRNFASLEISFPIKITKWWNINTQIAGYYNHEFRPYLDEVFALKIYNYEMRLNQVFSLSKGYTINLFSNYESKTGNSLYIIKPRYTIDISIQKAWLDNKLNTKISFNNVFDSYDQRLEFRHKQIMDTQFTHWWDTQKLILSLSYNFGKSKYQTKNIQKTEEENRAR; via the coding sequence ATGAAAGTCAAATTATGGATAATTATCTTGTTGTTATTCTTGTCATGTATTGTAAAATCTCAGGAAATTTCCCAGGAGAAAGTTACCGATTCTATACAACAAAAAGATTCGGTAGCAACAATTTCGGAAGTTATTATTCAATCTTCTCGTAGAGATGTAAAACTTAATCAGGGAAATATTGTGATGAATATTTCCGGCAATAAAGATTTTAAAACGTCAACCAATATTCTCGAAGTTTTAAGAAAAACCCCCGGTGTGACGGTAGATTCTGAAGATGGTATTTTTATTGGAGGAAGAATTAGCCCTGCAATTTTTATCAATGGAAAACCTGTTGTAATGAGTGCTCAGGAGCTGCAGATTTATTTAAGATCTCTGTCGCCGGACATGGTAGAATCTCTTGAAGTAAATACCAATCCATCTTCAAAATATGATGCCGAATTTAAAGGGATTATTGATATTAAATTAAAGAAAAATACCAATCTGGGATGGATAGGAAACTATATCGGAAATACTAGTATCAATAAATTTAATTATAAAGAAAACAGTCTTAATCTTTCTTACAATGCGCAAAAGATAAGCTATAATGTACAGTTAGGGTATAACAATGGGATCTCAATATATCGTTACAGGGCTCTTCAGCGGTTAGCAAATACGAATGTGATGAGAACCGAGACTTATCAAAAAGACGATGCCGAAATTTATACTGCTCAGATGGGAATAGATTATAAGTTGAATGATAAAAATAGGTTTGGGGTAAATGTAAGAGCTAACTTCAGAGAGAGTGAGCGAATTCGCTTGGGATCTTTGTATACGGTTAATAAAGATGAAACTCAGTTGATTTTTAATACTGAAAGTAAAAACCCGATTAACTATATTCAAGATAATTACGGAATAACCGCAGATTATTCTTTTCAATATAAAAATTTTAAACTAATTTTTTTAGGCAATTACCTTTCGGTTAAAAATAAACAGGAAGATGATTTTCTGAATAATGATAAGCCAACTTCAGAGCTTTTGTCTTATTGGAAATCTGATCTGCTCAATAAGATTGATATTTATGCAGGGCAAGTTGATGTTTCTCAGAAAATAGGAGATGCTACTTTCGATGCGGGGCTAAAATTGAGTGATACTAAAACAAATAATATGATTAGATATGATACGTTGTCGGTGAATCAACAATTTGTTTTTGATCCGACGAGGAGCAACCAATTTTCATATAAAGAGAAGATATTTGCTGGATATTTGACGTACAGTCAGAAATTTAATAAACTTCAAATAAATGCAGGATTAAGATTTGAAAATACACAAAGTATTTCTAATGCGGTAACCGTAGATTCTGTGGTCTCAAGAAATTATCTGAAATGGCTGCCATCTTTTAGTGCCAGCTATGCCTTCAATAAATCCAGTGAGCTCTCATTTTCTTACAGCAGAAAATTGACAAGACCGGTTTTTTCACAGCTCAATCCGTTCAGGTTTTATTACAGCCCACTGAATTATTGGATCGGAAACCCTTACCTGCAACCTTCTTTCACGAATCAGATTAAAGCAACCTATCGATATAAAAATAGGGTAACCGCTTTTACCATTGGGAAAGAAACTGACGTGATGACTAGGTATCCTATCTACAATCCCGAAACGAATGTGCTTGAATTTTTAGGAACCAACCTGCCGTATCGGAATTTTGCCAGTTTAGAAATAAGCTTTCCTATTAAAATAACAAAATGGTGGAACATAAACACTCAGATTGCCGGATATTATAACCATGAGTTCAGACCGTATCTGGATGAAGTTTTTGCATTGAAAATTTATAACTACGAGATGAGATTAAATCAGGTATTCTCTTTATCTAAAGGCTATACAATTAATCTTTTTTCAAATTATGAATCTAAAACCGGGAATAGTTTGTATATAATTAAGCCAAGATACACTATTGATATTTCAATTCAAAAAGCATGGCTTGATAATAAACTGAATACAAAAATAAGTTTTAACAATGTTTTTGATTCTTATGACCAACGTTTAGAATTTAGGCACAAACAAATTATGGATACCCAATTTACTCATTGGTGGGATACCCAAAAGCTGATATTGTCTTTAAGCTATAACTTTGGAAAGTCGAAATATCAGACAAAAAATATACAAAAAACAGAAGAAGAAAATAGAGCCCGATAA
- a CDS encoding dimethylarginine dimethylaminohydrolase family protein — protein MKLNIKNETGRLRSVVLGQPNSMGGVPTLEESYDAKSYYTIEHNMYPKEADIINEMNAFEAVLRKYDVEVFRPDIIEDYNQVFARDVAFVIDDKMIISNVIADRADEQEAYKTVYEKVAWRKIINLPETAHIEGGDVIVWNDFLFIGTCFSEDYRNYKTARTNEYAIEILKEYFPKKRIIDLELKKNDKEPYEGILHLDCTFNPVGTDKCIIYKNGFVDESDYNLIIDIFGEENCFHVTDEEMFEMFPNIFSISPEVVVSDKAFTRMNNHLRDVWGMTVEEIPYREISKMGGLLRCSTMPLVRD, from the coding sequence ATGAAATTAAATATTAAAAACGAAACCGGAAGACTGAGGTCAGTAGTTTTAGGACAACCCAACTCTATGGGCGGTGTTCCTACTTTGGAAGAAAGCTATGATGCCAAATCATATTACACCATAGAGCACAACATGTATCCGAAAGAAGCAGATATCATTAATGAGATGAATGCTTTTGAAGCGGTGCTGAGAAAATATGATGTAGAAGTTTTCCGTCCCGATATTATTGAAGATTATAATCAGGTCTTTGCAAGAGATGTTGCTTTTGTAATCGACGATAAAATGATTATTTCAAATGTCATTGCAGACAGAGCAGATGAACAGGAAGCTTACAAAACGGTTTACGAAAAAGTAGCCTGGAGAAAAATTATCAATCTTCCCGAAACCGCCCACATTGAAGGCGGTGATGTAATCGTTTGGAATGATTTTCTTTTCATCGGAACATGTTTCAGTGAAGATTATAGAAACTATAAAACGGCAAGAACGAACGAATATGCCATTGAAATTCTAAAAGAATATTTTCCTAAAAAGAGAATTATAGATTTAGAATTAAAGAAAAATGACAAAGAACCTTACGAGGGAATTTTACATTTAGATTGTACCTTCAACCCGGTTGGCACAGATAAATGTATTATTTACAAGAACGGTTTTGTAGATGAAAGTGATTACAATTTAATCATTGATATTTTCGGTGAGGAAAATTGTTTTCACGTAACGGATGAAGAGATGTTTGAAATGTTTCCGAATATTTTCTCTATCTCTCCTGAAGTTGTAGTTTCAGATAAAGCGTTCACAAGAATGAATAACCATTTAAGAGATGTTTGGGGAATGACTGTTGAAGAAATTCCTTACAGAGAAATTTCTAAAATGGGAGGTTTGTTGAGATGCTCTACAATGCCTTTGGTGAGAGATTAA
- a CDS encoding response regulator transcription factor encodes MSISIAIVEDEKNYNNALKKVIDYQNDMKVIAQFFDGNTALKKLPDFSPNVVMMDIQLQDILGIDIIEKLKKEMPTTQFILGTSFENDELILNPLKADAKRYYIERL; translated from the coding sequence ATGAGCATCTCTATCGCCATAGTAGAAGACGAAAAAAACTACAACAATGCGTTGAAGAAAGTCATCGATTATCAGAATGATATGAAAGTGATTGCTCAGTTTTTTGATGGAAATACTGCTCTTAAAAAATTACCGGATTTTTCTCCAAATGTAGTAATGATGGATATTCAGCTTCAGGATATACTCGGTATTGATATTATCGAAAAATTGAAGAAAGAAATGCCAACAACCCAATTTATTCTGGGTACAAGTTTTGAGAATGACGAATTGATTTTAAATCCTCTAAAAGCCGATGCAAAGAGATATTATATTGAAAGACTTTGA
- a CDS encoding citrate synthase, with amino-acid sequence MSDNKVVLNYDGNSYEYPIVDSTIGDRGIDISKLRDQTGLITLDLGYKNTGATLSEITYLDGDQGELFYRGYPIEQIAEKSNFTEVMYLLLHGELPTEDQLATFNGNIKKYNFVAEEMKKIIDAFPRSAHPMGVLSTLTSALTAFNPKSVNVNSKEEMDHAAELLIAKFAHLAAWTYRKTLGLPLNHGDNSLDYVENFYKMAFRLPNEEFVINPVVTAALNKLLILHADHEQNCSTSTVRMVGSAHTGLFASVSAGISALWGPLHGGANQAVIEMLELIEKDGGDVNKWVAKAKDKNDSFRLMGFGHRVYKNFDPRAKIIKKAADDLLAALGIEDKALDIAMQLEKVALEDEYFIQRKLYPNVDFYSGIIYRALGIPTEMFTVMFALGRLPGWIAQWKEMRLKGDPIGRPRQVYQGAQKRDYIDIANR; translated from the coding sequence ATGTCAGACAACAAAGTGGTATTGAATTACGACGGTAATTCGTATGAATATCCAATCGTGGATAGTACAATCGGAGACAGAGGAATAGATATTTCAAAATTAAGAGACCAAACGGGTCTTATTACTCTAGATTTAGGGTACAAAAATACAGGTGCTACATTAAGCGAGATTACCTATCTTGATGGTGATCAGGGAGAATTGTTCTACAGAGGTTATCCTATCGAGCAAATCGCTGAAAAATCAAACTTTACTGAGGTAATGTATCTTTTATTGCACGGTGAATTGCCTACAGAAGATCAGCTTGCTACTTTCAACGGTAACATTAAAAAATATAACTTCGTAGCAGAGGAGATGAAAAAAATCATCGATGCTTTCCCTCGTTCTGCACACCCTATGGGAGTTTTATCTACTCTTACTTCTGCTTTAACAGCATTTAATCCTAAATCTGTTAACGTAAATTCAAAAGAAGAGATGGATCATGCAGCAGAATTATTGATTGCTAAATTTGCTCACCTTGCAGCTTGGACGTACAGAAAAACTCTTGGTTTACCATTAAACCACGGAGATAACAGCCTTGATTATGTAGAAAACTTCTACAAAATGGCTTTCAGATTACCAAACGAAGAGTTTGTAATCAATCCTGTGGTTACTGCTGCTTTAAATAAATTATTAATCCTTCACGCTGACCACGAGCAAAACTGTTCTACTTCTACGGTAAGAATGGTAGGTTCTGCTCACACAGGGCTTTTCGCTTCAGTTTCTGCGGGTATTTCTGCACTTTGGGGTCCACTTCACGGTGGTGCAAACCAGGCTGTTATCGAAATGCTTGAGTTGATTGAAAAAGACGGTGGAGATGTAAACAAATGGGTAGCTAAAGCTAAAGATAAAAACGATAGTTTCCGTTTGATGGGATTCGGACACAGAGTTTACAAAAACTTCGATCCAAGAGCAAAAATCATCAAAAAAGCTGCTGACGATTTATTAGCTGCTTTAGGTATTGAAGATAAAGCGCTTGATATTGCAATGCAATTAGAAAAAGTAGCTCTTGAAGACGAATACTTCATCCAAAGAAAATTATATCCAAACGTAGATTTCTATTCAGGAATCATCTACAGAGCATTAGGAATTCCTACAGAAATGTTTACAGTAATGTTTGCATTGGGAAGACTTCCAGGATGGATTGCTCAATGGAAAGAAATGAGACTAAAAGGAGACCCGATCGGAAGACCAAGACAGGTTTACCAAGGTGCTCAAAAAAGAGATTATATCGATATTGCAAACAGATAA
- the rpsD gene encoding 30S ribosomal protein S4 produces MARYIGPKTKIARKFGAAIYGDDKNFEKRKNQPPGQHGVNKRRGAKKSEYAVQLMEKQKAKYTYGILERQFANLFEKAHRSKGVTGEVLLQLCESRLDNVVYRLGFAKTRSGARQLTSHRHITVNGEILNIPSYLVKAGDVIAVREKSKSLEVVADALASKANYEWLQFNDEKKEGTFITAPERIQIPEDIKEQLIVELYSK; encoded by the coding sequence ATGGCAAGATATATTGGACCTAAAACTAAGATTGCTAGAAAGTTTGGTGCTGCAATCTACGGAGATGATAAAAACTTCGAGAAAAGAAAAAACCAACCGCCAGGACAACATGGCGTTAACAAAAGAAGAGGAGCAAAGAAATCAGAATACGCTGTCCAGTTAATGGAAAAGCAAAAAGCTAAATATACTTACGGTATTTTAGAAAGACAATTTGCTAACTTATTCGAAAAAGCACACAGAAGTAAAGGTGTAACAGGTGAAGTCCTATTACAACTTTGCGAATCAAGATTGGATAACGTTGTTTATAGATTAGGTTTTGCTAAAACTAGATCTGGAGCAAGACAGTTAACTTCTCACAGACACATTACTGTGAATGGTGAGATTCTTAACATTCCATCTTATTTAGTGAAAGCTGGTGATGTAATCGCTGTAAGAGAAAAATCTAAGTCTCTAGAGGTTGTTGCTGATGCTTTAGCATCAAAAGCAAACTATGAGTGGTTACAATTCAACGACGAGAAAAAAGAAGGTACCTTCATTACTGCTCCTGAAAGAATCCAAATCCCGGAAGACATCAAGGAACAGCTTATCGTCGAACTTTACTCTAAATAA
- a CDS encoding DNA-directed RNA polymerase subunit alpha, with product MAILQFIKPDKVILLNSDEFKGQFEFRPLEPGFGLTIGNALRRVLLSSLEGYAISSIKIEGVEHEFSTIPGVIEDVTEIILNLKQVRLKATAENQASEQVVAKVSGQTVITAGDLGQSINGFEILNPELMICNLNSDVTFEITFNIEKGRGYVPSEQNKSNNAPVGTIAIDSIFTPIKKVQYSIENYRVEQKTDYEKLVLDIETDGSISPQNALTEASKILIYHFMLFSDERITLETEAVKASIQYDEETLHTRQLLKSKLADMDLSVRALNCLKAAEVETLGELVSYSKSDLMKFRNFGKKSLTELEELVHSKGLNFGFDVAKYKLDADN from the coding sequence ATGGCAATTTTACAATTCATAAAACCCGATAAAGTAATTCTACTTAACTCTGATGAATTTAAAGGTCAATTCGAATTTCGTCCTTTAGAACCAGGTTTCGGGCTTACAATCGGTAATGCTTTGAGAAGAGTGTTGCTTTCTTCTCTGGAAGGATACGCTATTTCATCTATCAAAATAGAAGGTGTAGAGCACGAATTTTCAACTATCCCAGGAGTAATTGAAGACGTTACCGAAATTATTCTTAACCTTAAGCAAGTAAGACTTAAAGCTACAGCAGAAAACCAAGCTTCAGAGCAGGTGGTTGCTAAAGTTTCTGGTCAAACTGTTATTACTGCTGGAGACTTAGGACAGTCTATCAACGGATTTGAAATCTTGAATCCAGAATTGATGATCTGTAACCTAAACTCGGATGTCACTTTTGAAATTACGTTCAACATAGAAAAGGGAAGAGGGTATGTTCCTTCCGAACAAAATAAGTCAAACAATGCTCCTGTAGGAACTATTGCTATTGACTCTATCTTTACGCCGATCAAAAAAGTACAGTATAGTATTGAAAATTACCGTGTAGAGCAAAAAACAGACTACGAAAAACTTGTATTAGATATAGAAACTGATGGCTCTATAAGCCCTCAGAATGCTTTAACTGAAGCTTCTAAGATATTAATTTATCACTTCATGTTGTTCTCTGATGAGAGAATCACTTTGGAGACTGAAGCTGTGAAAGCATCTATCCAATACGATGAAGAGACACTTCACACAAGACAATTACTTAAGTCTAAATTAGCAGATATGGATCTTTCTGTAAGAGCCCTAAACTGTCTGAAAGCAGCTGAAGTAGAAACTCTAGGTGAGCTTGTTTCTTACAGTAAGTCTGATTTGATGAAATTCAGAAATTTTGGTAAAAAATCTTTGACAGAACTAGAAGAATTGGTGCATTCAAAAGGTCTTAACTTCGGTTTTGACGTTGCAAAATATAAATTAGACGCTGATAATTAA
- the rplQ gene encoding 50S ribosomal protein L17 yields the protein MRHGKKFNHLGRTSSHRSALLSNMACSLIEHKRINTTVAKAKALRVYVEPLLTKAKEDTTHNRRIVFSYLQSKEAVTELFRSVAPKIAERNGGYTRIIKTGFRKGDAADMALIELVDFNELYNPNAEEKKTTRRSRRSTTAKVAVEAAPVVEEKVEEAKAESTDSTEEKAGE from the coding sequence ATGAGACACGGTAAAAAATTCAATCACTTAGGAAGAACTTCTTCTCACAGAAGCGCGTTACTTTCTAATATGGCTTGTTCTCTAATTGAGCATAAGAGAATCAACACTACTGTAGCTAAAGCTAAAGCTTTAAGAGTATATGTTGAGCCTCTATTAACAAAGGCAAAAGAAGATACTACACACAATAGAAGAATTGTTTTTTCATATCTTCAAAGTAAAGAGGCTGTTACTGAACTTTTCAGATCAGTAGCGCCAAAAATCGCAGAAAGAAACGGAGGTTATACAAGAATCATCAAAACTGGTTTCAGAAAAGGTGATGCTGCTGACATGGCTCTTATCGAGCTTGTTGATTTCAACGAACTTTACAATCCTAATGCTGAGGAGAAAAAGACGACAAGAAGAAGTAGAAGATCTACTACTGCAAAAGTAGCTGTTGAAGCTGCTCCTGTAGTAGAAGAAAAAGTTGAAGAGGCTAAAGCTGAATCAACAGATTCTACTGAAGAAAAAGCTGGAGAATAA
- the eno gene encoding phosphopyruvate hydratase translates to MSYISYIEARQILDSRGNPTVEVDVFTEGGAMGRAAVPSGASTGEHEAVELRDGGSEWMGKGVSKAVENVREVIAPELVGLPVFDQNLIDQIMIELDGTNNKGNLGANAILGVSLAAAKAAAAELKMPLYKYVGGVNANTLPVPMMNVINGGSHSDAPIAFQEFMVMPVKADSFSHALRKGTEIFHNLKSILHSRGLSTAVGDEGGFAPTFKGTEDALDTLLQAIEKAGYKPGDDVMIALDCAASEFYKDGIYDYRKFQTADAPQFSSSEQVSYLAELANKYPIISIEDGMQENDWEGWKMLTDKIGDRVQLVGDDLFVTNVERLSRGVKEGIANSILVKVNQIGSLSETMDAVQMAQHNKFTSVMSHRSGETEDSTIADLAVAMNCGQIKTGSASRSDRMAKYNQLLRIEEALGDTAYFPGLDAFKIKR, encoded by the coding sequence ATGAGTTACATTTCTTATATAGAAGCGAGACAAATTTTGGATTCAAGAGGAAATCCTACAGTTGAAGTTGATGTATTTACGGAAGGTGGTGCGATGGGTCGTGCTGCAGTTCCTTCAGGTGCATCTACAGGAGAACATGAAGCAGTTGAATTGCGTGATGGCGGTTCAGAATGGATGGGAAAAGGTGTTTCTAAAGCTGTAGAAAATGTAAGAGAAGTAATTGCACCAGAATTGGTGGGTCTTCCTGTTTTTGATCAAAATCTTATCGATCAGATTATGATTGAATTAGATGGTACAAACAACAAAGGGAATTTAGGAGCAAATGCCATTCTTGGTGTTTCTTTAGCTGCTGCAAAAGCTGCTGCTGCTGAGCTTAAAATGCCTTTATATAAATATGTAGGTGGTGTAAATGCAAATACACTTCCTGTTCCAATGATGAATGTAATCAATGGTGGTTCTCACTCAGATGCACCAATTGCTTTCCAGGAATTTATGGTAATGCCGGTAAAAGCAGATTCTTTCTCTCATGCATTGAGAAAAGGAACTGAGATTTTCCACAACCTAAAATCTATTCTTCATTCAAGAGGTCTTTCTACTGCAGTAGGTGACGAAGGTGGTTTTGCACCAACTTTCAAAGGAACTGAAGATGCTTTAGATACTTTACTTCAGGCAATTGAAAAAGCGGGTTACAAACCTGGTGACGATGTAATGATCGCATTAGACTGTGCAGCTTCAGAATTTTACAAAGACGGAATTTACGATTACAGAAAATTCCAGACGGCAGATGCACCTCAGTTCTCAAGCAGCGAGCAGGTTTCTTACCTTGCTGAGTTGGCAAACAAATATCCGATTATCTCTATCGAAGATGGTATGCAGGAAAATGACTGGGAAGGTTGGAAAATGTTAACTGACAAAATCGGTGACAGAGTACAATTAGTTGGTGACGATTTATTCGTAACAAATGTTGAAAGATTATCAAGAGGGGTAAAAGAAGGAATTGCAAACTCAATCTTGGTAAAAGTAAACCAAATTGGTTCTCTTTCTGAAACAATGGATGCTGTACAAATGGCTCAGCACAATAAGTTTACATCAGTAATGTCTCACAGATCTGGTGAAACTGAAGATTCTACTATTGCAGATCTTGCGGTTGCTATGAACTGTGGTCAGATCAAAACTGGTTCGGCTTCTAGATCAGACAGAATGGCAAAATACAACCAATTATTAAGAATCGAAGAAGCTTTAGGTGATACAGCTTATTTCCCAGGATTGGATGCTTTTAAAATCAAAAGATAA